The Undibacterium cyanobacteriorum genomic sequence ACACAGTCCTAAGCAATACACTGCTTCGACGTCGAGCTCTTGGGAGCGCACGGCACGATGCTGACAAACTTTGTCCCACAAAGCCTCGGCCCCCATCGATTGGCAAGCCTCAGCGCGGCAGATTTGCAGCGTATGAGGCTTGGGCGCGGCTTGTTTGAAATGGTGGTAGAACGTAATCACCCCATGCACTTCGGCTCGCGAAAGATTGAGCGCGCGTGCGATCAAAGGAACCACATGCTCCGGAATAAAGCCAAGCTTGTCTTGAATCGCATGCAGAATGGGAAGAAGTGCGCCAGCTTGATTTTTGTTGGCATTGATCAGTTCTTGTATCGAT encodes the following:
- a CDS encoding NAD(P)H-dependent oxidoreductase subunit E; this translates as MSDTQPGQTANAIDLASIQELINANKNQAGALLPILHAIQDKLGFIPEHVVPLIARALNLSRAEVHGVITFYHHFKQAAPKPHTLQICRAEACQSMGAEALWDKVCQHRAVRSQELDVEAVYCLGLCSTAPAALLDGRLQARLTENKLNDLLNQLPAQSDTKGNA